A window of Metabacillus sp. B2-18 contains these coding sequences:
- a CDS encoding YhcN/YlaJ family sporulation lipoprotein — protein MIKTKLAVSIVGLSLLTACQYGAEEDTSFMHESGNTINVSDRTDLYNEEGSPNANDKGANFGFVRHQKSGIPQDIAYTPTPGMDREAVANSISSLSVQLPNVNDVATLVTDEEVLVAYETDSDNRFETADQVKKTALSVIPRYYHVYVSDNPNMIQQIQAYSPLDSTSRDIDEILTDTINKMLESPQGRALNNGENANGEGYGEMNEDIDDDMKDDYEKSRYEKEKMQ, from the coding sequence TTGATAAAAACCAAATTAGCGGTTAGTATTGTAGGTTTATCTTTATTAACAGCATGTCAGTACGGTGCAGAAGAAGATACTTCTTTTATGCATGAAAGTGGAAATACAATAAATGTAAGTGATCGTACTGATTTGTACAACGAAGAAGGTTCGCCAAATGCAAATGATAAAGGAGCAAACTTCGGATTTGTTCGACATCAAAAAAGCGGCATTCCTCAAGATATAGCCTATACTCCTACACCTGGAATGGACCGAGAAGCTGTTGCCAATTCGATTAGCAGCTTAAGTGTTCAGCTTCCTAACGTAAATGATGTAGCAACATTAGTTACAGATGAAGAAGTGTTAGTCGCTTACGAAACAGATTCAGATAATCGTTTTGAAACAGCCGATCAAGTAAAGAAAACAGCCTTATCAGTTATTCCACGTTATTATCACGTGTACGTTTCTGATAATCCAAATATGATTCAGCAAATTCAAGCCTATAGCCCACTTGATTCAACAAGTCGGGATATTGATGAAATCTTAACAGATACAATTAACAAAATGCTTGAGTCTCCTCAAGGCCGTGCTTTGAATAATGGCGAAAATGCTAATGGCGAAGGCTATGGAGAAATGAATGAGGATATCGATGATGATATGAAGGACGATTATGAAAAATCCCGCTACGAGAAGGAAAAAATGCAATAA
- the lipA gene encoding lipoyl synthase, which produces MEMNQMAKKEEYLRKPEWLKIKLNTNENYTDLKKLMREQNLHTVCEEARCPNIHECWAVRRTATFMILGAVCTRACRFCAVKTGLPTELDLAEPERVADSVALMNLKHAVVTAVARDDLKDGGAQVFAETVRAIRRKSPFTTIEVLPSDMGGVYENLKMLMDAKPDILNHNIETVRELTPRVRARAKYDRSLEFLQRAKEMQPEIPTKSSIMIGLGETKEQIIETMDDLRAHDVDIMTIGQYLQPTKKHLKVQKYYHPDEFAELREIALSKGFSHCEAGPLVRSSYHADEQVNSAAKQKQAQA; this is translated from the coding sequence ATGGAGATGAATCAGATGGCGAAAAAGGAAGAATATCTACGTAAGCCAGAATGGTTAAAAATAAAATTAAACACGAACGAGAACTATACAGATTTAAAAAAGCTTATGAGAGAGCAAAATTTACACACTGTCTGTGAAGAGGCTAGATGTCCAAATATTCATGAATGTTGGGCTGTTCGTCGTACAGCTACGTTTATGATTTTAGGTGCTGTATGTACTCGTGCATGCCGATTCTGTGCCGTTAAAACAGGACTTCCTACTGAATTAGACCTAGCAGAACCAGAACGCGTAGCAGACTCGGTTGCTCTTATGAATCTTAAACATGCAGTTGTTACTGCAGTTGCTCGTGATGACCTAAAAGATGGTGGAGCACAAGTATTTGCTGAAACAGTTCGTGCGATTCGACGCAAAAGCCCATTTACAACAATTGAAGTGCTACCTTCAGATATGGGTGGCGTTTATGAGAATCTTAAGATGTTAATGGATGCAAAGCCTGATATCCTTAACCATAATATTGAAACAGTTCGTGAGCTTACGCCTAGAGTTCGTGCCCGTGCAAAATATGATCGTTCTTTAGAATTTTTACAACGTGCAAAAGAAATGCAACCTGAAATTCCAACTAAATCAAGTATCATGATTGGTCTTGGAGAAACAAAAGAGCAAATCATCGAAACAATGGATGATTTACGTGCTCATGATGTGGATATTATGACAATTGGTCAATACCTGCAACCAACGAAAAAACACCTTAAAGTTCAAAAATATTATCATCCAGATGAATTTGCTGAACTACGTGAAATTGCATTAAGTAAAGGCTTTAGCCATTGCGAAGCTGGTCCGCTTGTTCGTTCATCCTATCATGCAGATGAACAAGTAAATTCTGCAGCTAAACAAAAGCAAGCACAGGCTTAA
- a CDS encoding YutD family protein: MISVQNQHFELVKEEKDGFNEEAFKERYSEILNKYDFIVGDWGYSQLRLRGFFDDQNQKATYDTKISTLDEYIFEYCNFGCAYFVLKRKKK; this comes from the coding sequence ATGATAAGTGTTCAAAACCAGCATTTTGAATTAGTAAAAGAAGAAAAAGACGGTTTTAACGAAGAGGCTTTTAAGGAAAGATACAGCGAAATTTTAAATAAATACGATTTTATTGTTGGAGATTGGGGCTATAGTCAGCTAAGACTTCGTGGTTTTTTTGATGATCAAAATCAAAAAGCAACATATGACACAAAAATTAGTACCCTTGATGAGTACATATTTGAATACTGTAATTTCGGCTGTGCGTACTTTGTTTTAAAAAGAAAAAAAAAATAA
- a CDS encoding M23 family metallopeptidase encodes MIIFFMMISVSAHQVSYAAEKSDQEKEYEKLMSLYTKVETLTNIPWYVLAAIDQYERNVRHSRKDIPKANGSIEIYVKPEVWAGPLNPNMQDTNPRSIGLFGGIGEDGNGDQVADPTNDEDILYSFANYLQSYGSDLENLKIGLWHYYQRDKTVGLILGHMKLYKKYGHLDLDKHAFPVPLKHNYSYKNTWGDARGWGGRRIHEGTDIFANYGVPVRATCYGVVEMKGWNRYGGWRVGIRDIDNTYHYFAHLNGFADGLQTGQVVEPGQLIGSVGSSGYGPPGTAGKFPPHLHYGLYKDNGRTEWSFDPYPHLKSWERAERKRK; translated from the coding sequence ATGATCATCTTCTTCATGATGATCTCTGTTTCAGCACATCAAGTTTCCTATGCTGCTGAAAAATCCGACCAAGAAAAAGAATATGAAAAGCTAATGAGCTTATATACAAAAGTAGAAACATTAACGAACATACCTTGGTATGTATTAGCTGCAATTGATCAATATGAAAGAAATGTTCGTCATTCAAGAAAAGACATCCCAAAAGCTAATGGGTCCATTGAAATTTATGTCAAACCCGAAGTATGGGCAGGACCACTCAATCCAAATATGCAGGATACAAATCCTAGAAGCATAGGTTTATTTGGTGGTATTGGAGAGGATGGTAATGGAGATCAGGTTGCCGATCCAACAAATGATGAAGACATCCTCTATTCCTTTGCGAATTATTTACAATCATATGGATCTGATTTGGAAAATTTAAAGATTGGCTTATGGCATTATTATCAACGTGATAAAACAGTTGGACTCATTTTAGGTCATATGAAATTATATAAAAAATATGGCCACTTGGATTTAGATAAACATGCATTCCCTGTTCCTCTAAAACATAACTATAGTTACAAAAATACGTGGGGAGATGCCCGCGGCTGGGGTGGCAGAAGAATTCATGAAGGAACTGACATTTTTGCAAACTACGGGGTTCCAGTAAGAGCAACTTGTTACGGAGTTGTTGAGATGAAGGGGTGGAATCGATATGGTGGTTGGAGAGTAGGGATACGCGATATCGACAATACGTACCATTATTTTGCCCATTTAAATGGTTTTGCTGATGGTCTCCAAACAGGACAAGTTGTCGAGCCAGGTCAATTAATTGGGTCAGTAGGAAGCTCTGGTTATGGCCCTCCAGGTACAGCAGGGAAATTCCCACCACACCTACATTATGGTCTTTATAAAGATAACGGTCGAACTGAATGGTCATTTGATCCTTACCCTCATTTAAAATCTTGGGAACGAGCAGAACGAAAAAGAAAATAA
- a CDS encoding sodium-dependent transporter, whose product MENRPQWGTRAGFILAAVGSAVGLGNIWRFPATAYENGGGAFFLPYLFALLTAGIPLLVMEFTLGHKYRGSAPTTFGKVGKGSSWLGWWQVAIAFVISCYYPVIIAWASSYSVFAFNQNWGTDTEGFLFGEYLQLAEKPGQFGGLVPGVLIPLILVWIVTLGVLFAGVKKGIEAANKVFIPVLVIMFTIIVIRALTLDGAAQGLDAFFKPDWSKILDGKVWVAAYGQIFFSLSIAFAIMITYSSYLPKKSDITNNAFITGFGNSAFEVLAGIGVFSALGFMAAQQGVPVAEVVSSGVGLAFVVFPQIINEFPAFNGLFGFLFFGSLILAGLTSLISITETYVAGIQEKFKVSRTKAVAIGGGLAAVISLIFATKGGLYFLDSVDYFINTFGITLAGFIEVIAIAWFAKELKNIQKHANELSDIQLGTWWRVCLGFITPIVLGYMMFDNLRTNLTSEYGDYPREFLFNWGWTVAIGAVLVGVLFSVTNKKQKESTTSNDKGVSQ is encoded by the coding sequence ATGGAAAATCGCCCACAGTGGGGGACAAGGGCTGGCTTTATTCTAGCAGCTGTTGGTTCTGCAGTAGGTTTAGGAAATATCTGGAGATTTCCGGCAACAGCATATGAAAATGGAGGAGGAGCATTTTTCTTACCATATCTATTTGCTTTGTTAACAGCTGGTATCCCATTACTAGTAATGGAGTTTACACTAGGACATAAATATCGTGGATCTGCTCCTACAACTTTCGGTAAAGTTGGTAAGGGAAGTTCATGGTTGGGCTGGTGGCAGGTTGCTATCGCATTTGTTATTTCATGTTACTATCCAGTTATTATCGCTTGGGCTTCATCTTATTCTGTTTTTGCATTTAACCAAAATTGGGGTACTGATACAGAAGGATTCTTATTCGGTGAGTACCTACAACTAGCAGAAAAGCCTGGTCAATTTGGTGGGCTAGTACCAGGGGTTTTAATTCCACTTATCTTAGTTTGGATTGTTACTTTAGGCGTTTTATTTGCGGGTGTTAAAAAAGGTATTGAAGCAGCTAATAAAGTATTTATTCCAGTTTTAGTTATTATGTTTACTATTATCGTTATTCGCGCTTTAACACTTGATGGAGCTGCTCAAGGATTAGATGCGTTCTTCAAACCAGATTGGAGTAAAATTCTAGATGGTAAAGTATGGGTTGCGGCTTACGGACAGATCTTCTTTAGTTTATCGATTGCATTTGCTATTATGATTACTTATTCAAGTTATCTTCCTAAAAAATCTGATATTACAAACAATGCTTTTATTACTGGTTTCGGAAACTCAGCATTCGAAGTTCTTGCTGGTATTGGAGTATTTAGTGCATTAGGATTTATGGCAGCACAGCAAGGAGTTCCTGTAGCAGAAGTAGTTTCTTCTGGTGTTGGTCTAGCATTTGTTGTATTCCCACAAATTATTAATGAATTCCCTGCTTTTAATGGATTATTTGGGTTCCTATTCTTTGGTTCATTAATATTAGCAGGTTTAACATCCTTGATTTCCATTACTGAAACATATGTTGCAGGTATTCAAGAGAAATTTAAAGTATCTCGTACAAAGGCTGTTGCAATAGGTGGTGGATTAGCTGCTGTTATCTCATTAATATTCGCTACAAAAGGTGGTCTTTATTTCCTAGATTCAGTTGACTACTTCATTAATACATTTGGTATTACATTAGCTGGTTTCATTGAAGTAATTGCAATTGCATGGTTTGCAAAGGAATTAAAGAATATTCAAAAGCATGCTAATGAGCTGTCAGACATTCAATTAGGTACTTGGTGGAGAGTATGCTTAGGTTTTATCACTCCAATCGTACTAGGATATATGATGTTCGATAACTTAAGAACGAACTTAACAAGCGAATATGGTGACTACCCTCGTGAATTCCTATTTAATTGGGGTTGGACGGTAGCCATTGGAGCAGTTTTAGTTGGTGTACTATTCTCGGTTACAAATAAAAAGCAAAAAGAATCTACAACTTCAAATGATAAGGGGGTTTCTCAATAA
- a CDS encoding methionine/alanine import family NSS transporter small subunit codes for MSASAIAMMVIGIVVVWGGLAASITNAVIKAKQK; via the coding sequence ATGAGTGCATCTGCTATTGCAATGATGGTAATCGGTATTGTAGTCGTTTGGGGAGGCCTTGCGGCAAGTATTACAAATGCTGTAATTAAAGCAAAACAAAAATAA